In Cyanobium sp. Tous-M-B4, a single genomic region encodes these proteins:
- the murQ gene encoding N-acetylmuramic acid 6-phosphate etherase, whose product MPSVSFSPVSGTDRGHLLTEQANPLSERLDQLPTDELVGLFCANEREPQRALEAAAPALAAAVDAIAARLQAGGRLFYLGAGTSGRLGVLDAAECPPTFCTAPELVQGVLAGGAPALLRSSEGLEDLAAAGRSDLEERGFGPADCLVGIAAGGTTPYVLGALEHAQAIGALAIAMACVPAEQVPMPCSIDIRLLTGPELLAGSTRLKAGTATKMALNLLSTGVMVRLGKVHGNRMVDVAVTNSKLEDRALRILRDLAGLERQRGRELLQQSGGSVKLALLIAATGLDAASAAAHLANHGPSLRQALAACGAQLNGPQ is encoded by the coding sequence ATCCCTTCTGTGAGTTTCTCTCCCGTAAGCGGCACTGATCGCGGCCACCTGCTCACCGAGCAGGCCAATCCCCTCAGCGAGCGGCTCGACCAGCTGCCCACCGACGAGCTGGTGGGCCTTTTTTGTGCCAACGAACGGGAGCCCCAGCGGGCCCTAGAAGCGGCGGCCCCGGCCCTGGCTGCCGCCGTTGATGCCATCGCTGCCCGTTTGCAGGCCGGCGGGCGACTTTTTTACCTAGGGGCGGGCACCTCCGGCCGGCTCGGTGTGCTCGACGCCGCCGAGTGTCCGCCAACTTTCTGCACGGCGCCTGAGCTGGTGCAGGGCGTGCTTGCTGGCGGCGCCCCAGCCCTGCTGCGCAGCTCCGAGGGCCTGGAGGATCTGGCAGCTGCTGGCCGCAGTGACCTGGAGGAGCGCGGCTTTGGCCCGGCCGATTGTTTGGTGGGCATTGCTGCTGGCGGCACCACTCCCTACGTGCTCGGGGCCCTGGAGCACGCCCAGGCGATCGGAGCCCTGGCAATCGCCATGGCCTGCGTGCCAGCCGAGCAGGTGCCGATGCCCTGCTCCATCGATATTCGCCTGCTCACGGGCCCTGAACTGCTGGCGGGCTCCACCCGGCTCAAGGCCGGCACCGCCACCAAGATGGCCCTGAATTTGCTCTCCACCGGCGTGATGGTGCGCCTGGGCAAGGTGCACGGCAACCGCATGGTGGATGTGGCCGTCACCAACAGCAAGCTGGAGGATCGGGCCCTGCGCATCCTGCGCGATCTGGCTGGGCTGGAGCGGCAGCGCGGCCGGGAACTGCTGCAGCAGAGCGGCGGCTCGGTGAAGCTGGCCTTGCTGATCGCGGCCACTGGGCTGGATGCGGCCTCAGCCGCCGCCCACCTGGCCAACCATGGACCCAGCCTGCGCCAGGCGCTGGCGGCCTGCGGCGCTCAGCTGAACGGGCCCCAGTAG
- a CDS encoding ATP phosphoribosyltransferase regulatory subunit, producing the protein MAPPNSTPPDSIHRISPPHPTFNAAMALQPAAGVRDLNPREVEGNRRIADQLAAVYRLWGYQEVAPPSFERLDTLEAGGGIDGRELVRLASDEPLGLRPELTASIARAASTRLAERPRPLRLWAMGSTFRSSTADGGSQRLHEQLQSGVELLGAQTAAADVELMRLLLAAAGALGLQAHHQPRLLVGHHGVLSALLRQLPDQQQGAARAALTNFDPLALAQLALPDSDRQRLGNLMRLRGEPAKVLYQLEQWLGPIPLLTELGETLAAVAPAAERLGVQLQLDPSFQPHFALYDGLVMKLVCQGQDVPVEIASGGRYDALVGRFCPEPSEAAGVGFGFDVGAVRELVAPAIESPAPVLVAYGNPQHLAAALDQLEALHQMGTCAELLSGACANQAEAETLSQARGCGRTLWIDS; encoded by the coding sequence ATGGCGCCCCCGAACTCGACTCCCCCTGATTCGATCCATAGGATCAGCCCACCCCATCCCACCTTCAACGCCGCAATGGCCCTGCAACCTGCCGCTGGCGTTCGGGATCTCAACCCCCGTGAAGTTGAGGGCAACCGGCGCATCGCCGATCAACTAGCAGCTGTGTATCGGCTCTGGGGCTATCAGGAGGTGGCGCCGCCCAGCTTTGAGCGGCTCGACACCCTGGAGGCTGGTGGTGGCATCGACGGCCGTGAGCTGGTGCGGCTGGCAAGTGATGAGCCCCTGGGGTTGCGACCGGAACTGACCGCCTCAATCGCCCGCGCCGCCAGCACCCGCCTGGCCGAGCGGCCCCGCCCCCTGCGGCTCTGGGCCATGGGCAGCACCTTCCGCAGCTCCACGGCTGACGGCGGCTCCCAGCGGCTGCATGAACAGTTGCAGAGCGGCGTGGAGCTGCTCGGGGCCCAAACCGCCGCCGCCGATGTGGAGCTGATGCGGCTGCTGCTTGCCGCCGCCGGAGCTCTTGGACTGCAGGCCCATCACCAGCCGCGGCTGCTGGTGGGGCACCACGGGGTGCTCAGCGCCCTGCTGCGCCAGCTGCCCGACCAGCAGCAGGGAGCGGCCCGCGCCGCCCTCACCAACTTCGATCCCCTAGCGCTGGCCCAACTGGCCCTCCCCGATTCTGATCGGCAGCGACTGGGCAACCTGATGCGCCTGCGCGGCGAGCCAGCCAAGGTGCTGTATCAACTGGAGCAATGGCTCGGCCCCATACCCCTGCTAACGGAGCTGGGCGAGACCCTGGCAGCGGTGGCCCCGGCCGCCGAGCGCCTGGGGGTGCAACTACAGCTCGACCCGAGCTTCCAGCCACACTTCGCCCTCTATGACGGCCTGGTGATGAAGCTGGTCTGCCAGGGACAGGATGTGCCGGTGGAGATCGCCAGCGGCGGTCGTTACGACGCCCTGGTGGGTCGCTTTTGCCCAGAGCCAAGCGAGGCTGCGGGAGTGGGCTTTGGCTTCGATGTGGGAGCGGTGCGGGAGCTGGTGGCACCGGCCATAGAGAGCCCTGCGCCGGTACTGGTGGCCTACGGCAACCCCCAACACCTGGCCGCAGCCCTCGATCAGCTGGAGGCCCTGCACCAGATGGGCACCTGCGCTGAACTGCTCAGCGGCGCCTGCGCCAACCAGGCGGAAGCTGAAACCCTCAGCCAGGCTCGCGGCTGCGGCCGTACCCTCTGGATCGATTCCTAA
- the pstB gene encoding phosphate ABC transporter ATP-binding protein PstB, whose translation MTSSLHSSQTAGSSKGDACMSLQNVTISYGKFEAVKNVFMDIPRGRVTAFIGPSGCGKSTVLRGLNRMNDLIPGCKLKGRVVFDGHDLYDPKVDPVEVRRRIGMVFQKPNPFPKTIYENIAFGARINGFKGDMDELVERSLRKAAVWDECKDKLRESGFALSGGQQQRLCIARAIATEPEVILMDEPCSALDPISTLKIEETMHELKRSYTIIIVTHNMQQAVRVADQTAFFNAEAVEGGTGKVGYLVEFNDTERIFNAPGQQATQDYVSGRFG comes from the coding sequence ATGACCAGCAGCCTCCACTCCAGCCAAACCGCCGGCTCTAGCAAAGGTGACGCCTGCATGTCCCTGCAGAACGTCACCATCTCCTACGGCAAGTTTGAGGCGGTGAAAAATGTCTTCATGGACATCCCTCGCGGCCGAGTGACAGCCTTTATTGGCCCTTCTGGGTGCGGCAAGTCGACAGTGTTGCGCGGCCTCAATCGGATGAACGATCTGATCCCAGGCTGCAAGCTCAAGGGCAGGGTTGTGTTTGACGGCCACGATCTCTACGACCCCAAGGTGGATCCAGTGGAGGTGCGCAGGCGCATTGGCATGGTGTTCCAGAAGCCCAATCCCTTCCCCAAAACAATTTACGAAAACATCGCCTTCGGCGCCCGGATCAACGGCTTCAAGGGCGATATGGATGAGCTGGTGGAGCGCTCCCTGCGGAAGGCTGCGGTGTGGGATGAATGCAAGGACAAACTGCGGGAGAGCGGTTTTGCCCTGTCTGGCGGCCAGCAGCAACGCCTCTGCATCGCCCGAGCCATCGCCACCGAACCGGAGGTGATCTTGATGGACGAGCCCTGCTCAGCACTTGATCCGATCTCCACACTGAAGATCGAAGAAACAATGCATGAGCTGAAGCGCAGCTACACAATCATCATCGTGACCCACAACATGCAGCAAGCCGTGCGCGTGGCTGATCAAACGGCCTTCTTTAATGCCGAAGCCGTGGAAGGTGGCACCGGCAAGGTGGGTTACCTGGTGGAGTTCAACGACACCGAACGGATCTTCAATGCCCCCGGCCAGCAGGCCACCCAGGACTACGTGAGCGGCCGATTCGGCTGA
- the dnaK gene encoding molecular chaperone DnaK, producing MSRIVGIDLGTTNSVVAVLEGGRPQVIASAEGGRTTPSVVGFSRDQELLVGQLARRQLVLNPRNTFANLKRFVGRQWDELEESSLSVPYSVRANDQGNVRVVCPATEREYAPEELVASVLRKLCDDAATYLGEPVEAAVITVPAYFNDAQRQATRDAGRLAGISVERILNEPTSAALAYGFDRSTVKRVLVFDLGGGTFDVSVLRIAQGVFDVKATSGDTQLGGNDWDRRIVDWLADAFLAEHSIDLRRDRQALQRLTEAAEKAKIELSGVQSTPISLPFIATGPDGPLHIETTLERRVFEGLCPDLLDRLLRPVQRALRDSAFAAEDIDDVVLVGGCTRMPMVQQMVRTLIPLEPCQSVNPDEVVAIGAAVQAGILTGELRDLMLNDVTPLSLGLETIGGVMKVLIPRNTSIPVRKSDLFSTSEANQSSVEIHVLQGERQMAADNKSLGRFRLSGIPPAPRGVPQVQVSFDIDANGLLQVSATDRTTGRQQSVSIQGGSNLSEEEITKLIEEADLKASEDRRKRAEIDRRNRAQTLVAQAERRLRDAFLELGPYGAERQQRSVEMALRDVQDLLAADDLVELELAVSQLQEALFGLNRRLLSERKAEQGPLQGLKNTLGSLKDELFADDDWDDWNRPGSDPWAAPPSRYDRDPYREPYRDPYKEPYRDPYREPEPVARERRPRSDSDPWGDGSYR from the coding sequence ATGTCCCGGATAGTTGGCATCGACCTTGGCACCACAAATTCTGTGGTGGCGGTACTGGAGGGCGGCCGTCCCCAGGTGATCGCCAGCGCTGAGGGCGGCCGCACGACCCCTTCGGTGGTGGGCTTCAGCCGCGACCAAGAGTTGCTCGTCGGCCAGCTGGCCCGGCGTCAGCTCGTGCTCAATCCACGCAATACCTTCGCCAACCTCAAGCGTTTCGTTGGCCGTCAGTGGGACGAGCTCGAGGAAAGCAGTCTGTCGGTGCCCTACAGCGTGCGGGCCAACGACCAGGGCAATGTGCGGGTGGTGTGCCCAGCCACTGAACGCGAATACGCCCCTGAAGAGCTCGTTGCCAGCGTGCTGCGCAAGCTCTGTGATGACGCCGCCACCTACCTGGGCGAGCCCGTGGAAGCGGCGGTGATCACCGTGCCGGCCTACTTCAACGACGCCCAGCGCCAGGCCACCCGCGATGCCGGCCGCCTGGCCGGGATCAGCGTTGAGCGGATCCTCAATGAGCCCACCTCGGCAGCCCTGGCCTACGGCTTCGATCGCAGCACTGTCAAGCGGGTGCTGGTGTTTGACCTGGGCGGCGGCACCTTTGATGTATCCGTGCTGCGCATCGCCCAAGGGGTGTTCGATGTGAAGGCCACCAGCGGCGACACCCAGCTGGGCGGCAACGACTGGGACCGGCGCATTGTTGATTGGTTGGCCGATGCCTTCCTGGCGGAGCACAGCATTGATCTGCGCCGTGACCGCCAGGCCCTGCAGCGGCTCACCGAAGCAGCGGAGAAAGCCAAGATCGAGCTCAGCGGGGTGCAGAGCACGCCGATTTCTTTGCCTTTTATTGCCACTGGCCCCGACGGGCCGCTGCATATCGAAACCACCCTGGAGCGGCGGGTGTTTGAGGGCCTCTGCCCCGATCTGCTGGATCGGTTGCTGCGCCCCGTGCAGCGGGCCCTGCGGGATTCGGCCTTCGCGGCCGAAGACATCGACGACGTCGTGCTGGTGGGCGGCTGCACCCGCATGCCGATGGTGCAGCAGATGGTGCGCACCCTTATTCCGCTGGAGCCCTGCCAGTCGGTGAACCCCGATGAGGTGGTGGCGATTGGTGCTGCGGTGCAGGCCGGGATCCTCACCGGTGAGCTGCGCGATCTGATGCTCAACGACGTCACGCCCCTATCGCTTGGCCTGGAAACCATTGGCGGCGTGATGAAGGTGCTGATTCCTCGCAACACCTCGATCCCGGTGCGCAAGAGCGACTTGTTCAGCACTTCCGAGGCCAACCAAAGCTCGGTGGAGATCCACGTGCTGCAGGGGGAGCGGCAGATGGCCGCCGATAACAAGAGCCTGGGGCGTTTTCGTCTCTCTGGCATACCGCCGGCGCCTCGGGGTGTGCCCCAGGTGCAGGTCTCCTTCGACATCGATGCCAACGGCCTGCTGCAGGTGTCGGCTACCGACCGCACCACCGGTCGCCAGCAGAGCGTCAGCATCCAGGGGGGCTCCAACCTCAGCGAGGAGGAGATCACCAAGTTGATTGAGGAGGCCGATCTTAAGGCCAGCGAGGATCGGCGCAAGCGAGCCGAGATTGATCGCCGCAACCGCGCCCAAACCCTGGTGGCCCAGGCGGAGCGCCGGTTGCGCGACGCATTCCTTGAACTGGGCCCCTACGGCGCCGAGCGCCAGCAGCGCTCCGTGGAGATGGCCCTGCGCGATGTGCAAGATCTGCTGGCTGCCGACGACCTGGTGGAGCTTGAGCTGGCCGTGAGCCAGCTGCAGGAAGCTCTGTTTGGTCTCAACCGCCGCCTGCTGAGTGAACGCAAAGCAGAGCAGGGGCCGCTGCAGGGGCTCAAGAACACCCTGGGCTCACTCAAAGATGAGTTGTTTGCCGATGACGACTGGGATGACTGGAATCGCCCTGGCAGCGATCCCTGGGCTGCCCCCCCCAGTCGCTACGACCGGGATCCCTATCGCGAGCCCTACAGGGATCCCTATAAAGAGCCCTACCGGGATCCCTATCGCGAACCGGAACCGGTAGCCCGCGAGCGCCGGCCCCGCAGCGACTCAGATCCCTGGGGAGATGGTTCCTACCGGTGA
- a CDS encoding DnaJ domain-containing protein, whose protein sequence is MTSSPAASADYWSVLGLEPGADASNLKRAFRAQARRWHPDLNGNDPLAEERFKLVNEAYAVLSDPRRRQAWEAGVPADGQGRESQDPFASGFPDFEAYLEVLFGERRRPRRAAEPEWQEPEPEPPAETPRQASGSVTAAPPPPPPVRASSDQESLVDLTPEQALQGERLELELADGTAVEVWTPPFAGDGWRLRLAGVTPGGGDHFLQLRVRTEEGLRIDGLRVLYPLELTPAEAALGCQVVVPTLRGPVKLRVPAGSSSGRLLRLRGRGQEWAEQRGDQLVEVRILVPEQLGEAEAALYKRLQELADDPDDQHR, encoded by the coding sequence GTGACCTCTAGCCCCGCCGCCTCAGCCGACTACTGGTCGGTGCTGGGCCTCGAGCCTGGCGCCGATGCCAGCAATCTCAAGCGGGCTTTCCGGGCCCAGGCCCGCCGCTGGCACCCCGATCTCAACGGCAACGACCCGCTGGCGGAGGAGCGCTTCAAGCTGGTCAACGAGGCCTATGCGGTGCTCTCAGATCCGCGCCGCCGCCAGGCCTGGGAGGCCGGTGTACCCGCTGACGGCCAGGGCCGGGAGTCCCAGGATCCCTTTGCTTCCGGTTTCCCGGACTTTGAGGCATACCTCGAGGTGCTTTTCGGTGAGCGCCGCCGACCCCGCCGGGCTGCCGAACCCGAGTGGCAGGAACCCGAGCCCGAGCCTCCCGCGGAAACCCCCCGGCAGGCTTCTGGATCGGTAACTGCTGCACCGCCGCCGCCGCCACCGGTGCGGGCCTCCAGCGACCAGGAGAGCCTGGTGGACCTCACGCCGGAGCAGGCGTTGCAGGGGGAGCGGCTGGAGCTGGAGCTGGCTGACGGCACGGCGGTGGAGGTGTGGACCCCTCCTTTTGCCGGCGATGGCTGGCGACTGCGGCTGGCGGGGGTGACCCCTGGCGGCGGAGACCACTTCCTGCAGTTGCGGGTGCGCACCGAGGAAGGACTGCGCATCGACGGCCTGCGGGTGCTCTACCCCCTCGAACTGACCCCAGCGGAAGCGGCCCTGGGTTGCCAGGTGGTGGTGCCCACCTTGCGAGGACCGGTGAAGTTGCGGGTGCCGGCCGGCTCCTCCAGCGGCCGCCTGCTGCGCCTGCGGGGGCGGGGCCAGGAGTGGGCTGAGCAGCGCGGCGACCAGCTGGTGGAGGTGCGGATCCTGGTGCCGGAGCAGCTGGGTGAGGCGGAGGCAGCCCTCTACAAGCGGCTGCAGGAGCTCGCCGACGATCCCGACGACCAGCACCGGTGA
- a CDS encoding 2Fe-2S iron-sulfur cluster-binding protein → MTRTHPITVHWLQTGQVIRHEVPEGEYILRSFEQQGDPLPFSCRNGCCTACAVRVISGEIDQRESLGLSRELRGRGYGLLCVARATGPLEVETQEEDEVYELQFGRHFGRGKVRSAMPLEEE, encoded by the coding sequence ATGACTCGCACCCATCCGATCACGGTTCACTGGCTCCAAACCGGCCAGGTGATTCGCCACGAGGTTCCCGAAGGGGAGTACATCCTGCGCAGCTTTGAGCAGCAAGGAGATCCCCTGCCTTTTAGTTGCCGCAACGGCTGCTGCACCGCCTGCGCCGTGCGCGTGATCAGCGGTGAAATCGACCAGCGCGAGTCCCTGGGGCTCTCGCGGGAGCTGCGCGGGCGTGGCTACGGACTGCTTTGCGTGGCCCGGGCCACCGGCCCCTTGGAGGTGGAGACCCAGGAAGAGGACGAGGTCTACGAACTGCAGTTTGGCCGGCACTTTGGCCGCGGCAAGGTGCGCAGCGCCATGCCCTTGGAAGAGGAATGA
- a CDS encoding ferredoxin family protein gives MAHTIVTNVCEGVADCVDACPVACINPGQGANSKGTNFYWIDFDTCIDCGICLQVCPVQGAILPEEKPELQQAG, from the coding sequence ATGGCTCACACGATCGTCACCAACGTCTGCGAGGGCGTAGCCGATTGCGTCGATGCCTGCCCCGTGGCTTGCATCAACCCCGGCCAAGGCGCCAACAGCAAGGGCACAAACTTTTATTGGATCGACTTCGACACCTGCATCGATTGCGGCATCTGCCTGCAGGTGTGTCCCGTGCAGGGGGCCATCCTTCCCGAAGAAAAGCCCGAGCTGCAGCAGGCGGGCTGA
- the pstA gene encoding phosphate ABC transporter permease PstA, translating into MANPSPITYDNTALFDRRPLHFDPGLRRNRLNLLFTSIAGIFAAIAVLPLVLVLFHVLMQGGRLISVSLFTQLPPPPGLEGGGIGNAILGTILVTLIASLIAIPVGVGGGIYLSEYSSRGWFAQFVSFGTDVLAGVPSIISGVFVYGIVVATRIFFDQSYSAMAGGIALSVLMLPTVIKTTDEGLKLVPQELRWGAYGVGASKFVTVMRITLPSAFTPIATGIVLSIARAAGETAPLIFTALFSPFWPEGVFNPIATMSVLIFNFAIMPYEAQNELAWAASFVLVMMILGANLLARWISRMAKV; encoded by the coding sequence ATGGCTAACCCTTCTCCGATCACCTACGACAACACCGCCCTGTTTGACCGGCGGCCGTTGCACTTCGACCCAGGCTTGCGCCGCAATCGACTCAATCTGCTGTTTACCAGCATTGCTGGCATATTTGCTGCCATAGCGGTGCTGCCGCTGGTGCTGGTCCTATTCCACGTGTTGATGCAAGGCGGTCGCCTGATCAGCGTCAGCTTGTTTACCCAACTGCCACCACCTCCCGGCCTGGAGGGAGGCGGCATTGGCAACGCCATCCTCGGCACAATTTTGGTGACCCTGATTGCCTCCTTGATCGCCATCCCCGTGGGAGTGGGGGGGGGCATCTACCTCAGCGAATACTCCAGTCGGGGCTGGTTTGCCCAGTTCGTCAGCTTCGGCACCGATGTTTTAGCCGGTGTGCCATCGATCATCAGCGGCGTTTTCGTTTACGGAATCGTCGTAGCCACCCGGATATTTTTCGACCAGAGCTACAGCGCCATGGCTGGCGGCATCGCTCTTTCGGTATTGATGCTGCCCACAGTGATTAAGACCACCGATGAGGGTCTCAAGCTGGTGCCCCAGGAGCTGCGCTGGGGTGCCTACGGAGTTGGTGCTTCGAAGTTTGTGACCGTAATGCGGATCACCTTGCCATCGGCCTTCACCCCGATAGCAACTGGCATCGTGCTTTCGATCGCCCGAGCCGCCGGCGAAACGGCTCCCTTGATATTCACGGCACTTTTCTCACCCTTCTGGCCTGAGGGGGTGTTTAATCCGATCGCCACCATGTCGGTGCTGATCTTCAATTTCGCGATCATGCCCTATGAGGCCCAAAACGAACTTGCCTGGGCCGCTTCATTTGTGCTGGTGATGATGATCCTGGGCGCCAACCTGCTGGCCCGCTGGATCAGCCGAATGGCCAAAGTCTGA
- a CDS encoding inositol monophosphatase family protein, with protein sequence MKATSTAAYEQSGLSSGELEQLTAVARRAAEAGGEQLRQHFGRLQQVREKGRSGDLVTEADHAAEAAVLALLEAETPQIGVLAEESGRRPRPGDLEWCVDPLDGTTNYAHSYPLFGTSVGLCWRGQPLLGALAAPGLEQLYWAAPGLGSWCNGSRLAVSNCPSLGQALLVTGFAYDRCSRLDNNYAEFAWFTHRSQGVRRGGSVALDLAFVAAGKLDGIWERGLSPWDLAAGVVLVEQAGGVVSAYDGSAFAIDSGRILASGATLQPALIEGLASCRPLAGASYGAPELDSP encoded by the coding sequence ATGAAAGCAACCAGCACCGCGGCCTACGAGCAATCGGGCCTGAGCAGCGGCGAGCTCGAACAGCTAACGGCGGTGGCGCGCCGGGCGGCGGAAGCCGGAGGCGAGCAACTGCGCCAGCACTTTGGCCGCCTGCAGCAGGTGCGTGAGAAGGGGCGCTCCGGCGATCTGGTCACCGAGGCAGACCATGCCGCTGAAGCCGCGGTGCTGGCGCTGCTCGAGGCCGAAACACCGCAGATTGGCGTTCTGGCCGAGGAAAGCGGACGCCGCCCCAGGCCCGGCGATCTGGAGTGGTGCGTCGATCCCCTCGATGGCACCACCAACTACGCCCACAGCTACCCACTGTTTGGCACCTCGGTGGGCTTGTGCTGGCGCGGCCAGCCCCTACTCGGCGCCCTAGCTGCTCCGGGCCTGGAGCAGCTCTACTGGGCCGCCCCCGGCCTGGGCTCTTGGTGCAATGGCAGCAGGTTGGCGGTTAGTAATTGCCCCAGCCTCGGGCAGGCCCTGCTGGTGACCGGCTTTGCCTACGACCGCTGCAGCCGACTCGACAACAACTACGCCGAATTCGCCTGGTTTACCCACCGCAGCCAGGGCGTACGCCGCGGCGGCTCGGTGGCCCTGGATCTCGCCTTCGTGGCCGCCGGCAAGCTCGATGGCATTTGGGAGCGGGGCCTATCGCCCTGGGATCTGGCCGCCGGAGTGGTGCTTGTGGAGCAAGCCGGCGGAGTGGTGAGCGCCTACGACGGCTCGGCATTTGCGATCGATTCGGGGCGGATCCTGGCCTCTGGAGCGACCCTGCAACCAGCCCTGATAGAGGGCCTGGCCTCTTGCCGCCCCCTGGCCGGCGCCAGCTATGGCGCCCCCGAACTCGACTCCCCCTGA
- a CDS encoding DUF3110 domain-containing protein gives MPVHVLLFDAGTDQEGIHSLELNGRTVVLLFEDSDDAERYAGLLEAQDFPVPTVEPLDREEMELFCGEAGYEARFVPAGFLPQSAEDRLLIAPPERNMDVTNWQEQREQASESSGDPSLEAFRRQLEGLL, from the coding sequence ATGCCGGTGCATGTGCTGCTCTTTGATGCTGGAACCGATCAGGAAGGCATCCATTCGTTGGAGCTAAACGGCCGCACGGTGGTGCTGCTGTTTGAAGACAGCGACGATGCGGAGCGCTACGCCGGTCTGCTCGAAGCCCAGGACTTCCCCGTGCCCACCGTGGAGCCGCTCGACCGCGAGGAGATGGAGCTTTTCTGCGGCGAGGCCGGCTATGAGGCTCGCTTTGTGCCGGCGGGCTTCCTGCCCCAGAGCGCTGAAGACCGGCTGCTGATTGCGCCGCCTGAGCGCAACATGGACGTAACCAACTGGCAGGAGCAGCGGGAGCAGGCAAGCGAGAGCAGCGGTGACCCCAGCCTCGAAGCCTTCCGCCGTCAACTGGAGGGCTTGCTGTGA
- the pstC gene encoding phosphate ABC transporter permease subunit PstC, translating to MLTDSSQAGTGPVNPNRNLDADAFTLRRRPPSEKLVDLGFRQLTLVLASAVAIVLLGIFLTVFQGAREAISSFGLSFLTTSSWDPVNEQYGAFIAIYGTLVTSILSLAIAIPLGVGTAIFITEDLIPSSLREAIGLMVELLAAIPSVVLGLWAIFVMEPAIRPALNLLHSLLGWTPFFNTVPQGPGMAPAILILVVMVLPIITAISRDALNQVPLELRQGAYGVGTTRWGAIFSVILPAAVSAIIGGVMLALGRAMGETMAVTMIIGNALNFDLSLLAPGNTIASMLANQFGEADGIQVSALMYAALILMLLTFAVNVAAQWLVRRLSLRY from the coding sequence ATGCTGACGGACTCCAGCCAAGCGGGCACAGGCCCAGTGAATCCCAATCGCAATCTGGATGCTGACGCCTTCACGCTGCGTCGCCGCCCACCCTCGGAAAAGCTGGTCGACCTCGGCTTTCGGCAGCTAACACTGGTGCTTGCCTCAGCCGTAGCAATTGTGCTGCTGGGCATCTTCCTCACGGTGTTTCAAGGGGCCCGGGAGGCGATTTCAAGCTTTGGGCTCAGCTTCCTCACCACCTCCAGCTGGGATCCCGTCAACGAGCAATACGGGGCCTTCATTGCCATCTACGGCACGTTGGTGACCTCGATCCTGTCGCTAGCAATCGCCATTCCCTTGGGTGTGGGCACGGCGATCTTCATCACCGAAGACCTGATCCCCAGCTCCCTGCGGGAGGCGATTGGCTTGATGGTGGAACTACTTGCGGCCATCCCTTCGGTGGTGCTCGGGCTTTGGGCCATCTTTGTGATGGAGCCGGCTATCCGCCCAGCCCTCAACCTGCTCCACAGCCTTTTGGGTTGGACTCCTTTCTTCAACACCGTGCCCCAGGGACCAGGCATGGCCCCAGCCATCTTGATCCTGGTGGTGATGGTGCTGCCGATCATCACCGCCATCTCAAGAGATGCCCTCAACCAGGTGCCGCTGGAGCTGCGCCAGGGGGCTTACGGGGTGGGTACAACCCGCTGGGGGGCCATCTTCAGCGTGATTTTGCCGGCCGCAGTTTCGGCAATAATTGGCGGCGTGATGCTCGCCCTGGGTAGGGCGATGGGGGAAACAATGGCGGTCACGATGATTATTGGCAACGCCCTCAACTTCGATCTTTCATTACTTGCTCCAGGCAACACGATCGCCTCGATGCTCGCCAACCAATTCGGCGAAGCCGATGGCATCCAGGTATCGGCGCTGATGTATGCCGCATTAATCCTGATGCTGCTCACATTTGCGGTGAATGTGGCGGCCCAATGGCTCGTCCGTCGTCTCAGCCTGCGTTACTGA